A region from the uncultured Ilyobacter sp. genome encodes:
- a CDS encoding DUF3870 domain-containing protein yields the protein MENKVLVTGYSKIPGGIAGSDVYSVIGLSLLIDASTGKILEADTNLVISLARRHINDILVGQKITDLPLLEYRFKSEYHGSARKALIVAMKICYDRYLKAIENRKSLEEKN from the coding sequence ATGGAAAATAAAGTTTTGGTTACAGGATATTCAAAAATCCCAGGGGGAATTGCAGGTTCTGACGTCTATTCAGTTATAGGCTTGAGTCTATTGATAGATGCTAGCACCGGGAAGATCTTAGAAGCCGATACCAATCTGGTTATTTCTCTGGCAAGGCGGCATATAAATGACATTCTAGTGGGACAAAAGATAACAGACCTTCCACTTCTAGAGTACCGATTTAAAAGCGAATACCATGGTTCTGCAAGAAAGGCTCTCATTGTTGCAATGAAAATATGCTATGACAGATATCTAAAAGCTATTGAAAACAGAAAGAGTTTAGAAGAAAAAAATTAA